In one window of bacterium DNA:
- a CDS encoding VOC family protein, which yields MTTRTEYAHGEFSWVNLGTTDPAAAKRFYGSLFGWQFDDMPAGQGMTYTMCRLGDHYAAGLFALEQMQARGVPAHWMPFVNVLNADEVAAKASQNGGKVLMGPDDVLTVGRSAAIADPTGARLAIWQARDHKGAGVVSEEGAISWNELLSPDVDAAGRFYRATFGWTSDVVDVSEDSSYTIFKSGTTMIAGMMARPPRLKDVPPNWLTYFGVADCDAAAAKVTQLGGTLMQPPTDIPNVGRFAVCRDGQGAAFAIARFNPPAS from the coding sequence AACGGAGTACGCGCACGGCGAGTTTTCCTGGGTGAACCTCGGCACGACCGATCCCGCCGCGGCGAAGCGATTCTACGGAAGCCTGTTCGGGTGGCAGTTTGACGACATGCCTGCCGGCCAGGGCATGACGTACACCATGTGTAGGTTAGGGGACCACTACGCGGCAGGGCTCTTTGCCCTGGAGCAGATGCAGGCGCGGGGGGTCCCGGCGCACTGGATGCCCTTTGTCAACGTGCTCAACGCGGACGAGGTCGCCGCAAAAGCCTCGCAGAACGGCGGCAAGGTCCTGATGGGTCCGGACGACGTGCTGACCGTCGGCCGGAGCGCCGCGATCGCGGATCCCACGGGCGCGCGCCTCGCGATCTGGCAGGCAAGGGACCACAAGGGCGCAGGGGTCGTGAGCGAAGAAGGGGCGATATCCTGGAATGAACTGTTGTCGCCTGACGTCGACGCGGCCGGCCGGTTCTACCGGGCGACATTCGGTTGGACGTCTGACGTGGTCGACGTGAGCGAGGACAGCAGTTATACGATTTTCAAATCGGGCACCACCATGATCGCGGGCATGATGGCGAGACCGCCGCGCCTCAAGGATGTGCCGCCGAACTGGCTCACCTACTTCGGCGTCGCTGATTGTGACGCGGCCGCCGCGAAGGTCACGCAGCTCGGGGGGACGCTGATGCAGCCGCCGACCGACATCCCCAACGTCGGCCGCTTTGCGGTCTGCCGGGACGGCCAGGGCGCGGCCTTCGCCATCGCGCGCTTCAATCCGCCGGCTTCGTAG